The genomic stretch TGCAGAAATCAGACTCTATTACTTTCCAAAATGAATTTGTATGCTTTAGCACAAAAGATCATTAATATCCAATACCGAAAACATAAAGAGATGGTTAGTGGACGAGTATTTAGCACACAAGATATTTTTCAAACTTTGGAGGAATTTCGATTGTATTCATCTTTTAGATAACATGTCTTTCCATAAATAAAAGCAAACAAACCCAGAAAACCACAAGCAAATACAATAGATGTTAATAAGACCATAAGGATTATTACTGCTAACCTGATCAAACTTAGGATGTCGAGAGGCTAAATCACATAATGAATGCAACAGACGAATACCACATAACACGTATTGGAACACATCTTCATCTCTTCTAGAAAAAATTAGTATTGTAGTAAGATGCAATGGAAGAGATCGTGCAAGCTTGCCCATATCAACCTGTGTATTCAAATACAATTAGAAAGAACAGTCTgatataaataaataaaataaaatcaagatccTAAGAATGAGACGACCTTCAGAAGCACTCCTTTTTCAGTAAGGTAGTGAACAGATAAATTTCCACTTCCAGAATCCTTTATTAATCTATAAAGGTCCCGAGAGTTGAGTTTATGCAATTCCTTTAGTGTTGACACCAAGTTTAATGTCTGTTCAAGCAAATAAATGGAACTTATTCAAATTAATGGTTGATGTCGGGAAAAAAAATAGTATCATGGATCCTAGTCACATTCATGTGGTTACACTTGCCTGCTCACCACTGCGGGGCGGTTCTTCCTTAGCAATCCTCATTCTTGCAAATTATCATGAAAACAAAAAGAACCTTGTGTCAGCATAATAGATCAGAAAAAATTGAGGTGTGTATATATAGCACAAATAATCAATGATCCAATATGCGTGCGTAAGCATAAGACAAATGTTACTTTAAGCATTGGAAAGAGAAGCAACTAGTCTATGATAGTAGACCTACAATACATCAGAAGACATAAGTAGGGCTGTATCTTGGAGGGACTATTTAATAGGAGAGTTACTAGGTTCCTCAGACACTTGGGTACCACTACCATTGTTAAGATGTAGTAAAACCGTTCACAAACTTTTGAGATAATTGCTTCTAGATATGCTATTAATTAGCAAGTGGTCTAGAGTTCAATCTTTGTCGCACCCATTCTTCTAATTAAAAGAATAATTTCTTCACAAGATGATTTGACCTGGGCATGAAACGTATGATTTACCTAGCAACAGAATAGCATCAGAAAGTGATATCTATATCCGACCAAGTCCACTGTTCACCTTCAAAGTTTAAACTACtacaaaagaagaagaaaaattacATACTCCCTACTTTGCTTTTATTGAGCTACCTAACCTTGGAATGTGTAGCTAAAATGTTGGTTCAAATTAACCAATAGGTTGCAAAATCTCATCCATTATCCAGAGGTGTAGATTAAAAAAATAGGGGGCTAAGTATCAATATTTGAGAATCATAACTGCTACAGCAGCCATTAAAAACATCACTCATTTTTGCTTAAGAAATACTCACTTCCCTTCTATCTGCATATCAGTGGTATATGCATCTAAGGATATTAAAGGTAAATGCTATATGTGGAGATGTTTATGTCAAATCATCCCAACTGCTTCAAGGAAAAGTCAACAATAAATACACTGTCAAGATATTTTCCATCTATTTAAGTGGCTTTTACGTAAGGTTATTACAAATTTTAACACAATAAGTAAAATAATATTTAGTATGAGAAGAAATTGGACTTGTCTATTACTGTACAAAACTTCCTATTTCTCATCTCTGAAATTCTGCTAGGTGATGTTACCATGTCCCCTTGTGGGTTATCAATTAAGTACGGTGCCCGCACatttaaccaattaaaaataagACTTTGGCAGAATCAGTAGCCTCatcattattttattttcttgGCAAAACCATTAGAAGGCTATGTGTCGAATGTTTTTAAAAATCTCTGGCAAGCTTATTCATGTCCGCCATTCCTAACCAAGCAGATTACGCAAATATCTTCTTTTTCTCAACAAATAaaagaagatcatacaaaaaaGAATGAAAGGAATGTGATCATATTTCTTAATTCAATACCATAAAACCAAAGTTTAGCACAAAGCAAATCACAGGAAGTTCACAATTCAGATTAGAAAAAAGTAACCCTGGGTATTGTACATCATTTGCAACGTGGTCGCCAACAAAATATAATACGGCTGCGCATTTAATGTTTTAAAAAATCTCTGGCAAGCATTCATGTCCTCCATAGAGTTTCCTAACCAAGCAGATTACGCAAATATCTTCTTTTTCTTAACAAACAAATGATCATACAATAAAGAATGAAAGGAATGTGCTCATATGTTTACCACTATTTCTTAATTCAATACCATAAAACCAAAATTTAGCACAAACCAAATCACAGGAAATTCACAATTCAGATTGGAAAAAAGTAACCCTAGGTATTGTACATCATTTGCAACTTGGTCGCCAACAAAATGTAATACTGACCTGGACGCCATAGATTAGCTACTTGTTCATACAGTATCTGCCTGTGTTGTTTTGAAACCGATTAACATGTGCGGGTAGGTAGAGAGAGAGAAGGGGGTGGCTGGAAGAGATATATGGGTTAGTCCAAATGGCATAACTAATGCAAAGGTTTTATTGAGTTTTCAAATACCTAACATCTTTACATATGCCCGCACACGGGTTTTACCATATGCCCGCACACGGGTTTTACCATATGCCCCGCACACGGGTTTTACCATTTGACTACAACTAGTCCCACCTTGTTTTCAATAAACATACACTAAGATTCTTCCGCTAAATCAGACATATGAAGTGATGTGTTTCATAAAGATGGGTGAAAAATCACTTTCCTATTTTTATGATCCACGTGTCGCATTATATACTTAACCATTGGCACATTTTAGTAGGTTAAGATTTTAGGCTACATTAAATCAACTATATATATTAACTTGACACGGACACTATGTCGTCATTTTATCCAAAGTAATTGACTTTATATTTTGAGAAAAGGTGCTTATTAATGTGATGTACATTAGTATGACAAAACATGGTTGGTTTTTTAGGTGCCTGCAACATACAAGCATACTCTAGTCATATTTTAAAGATTTCATATTAAACAAAaaacaagaaaaagaagaaaCCGGGGAAAAAGGGGGGAAAAAGGGGGGAAAATCCCCCTCTTTAAAACGATTGAAAATGGCAGAAAAAGCATGTATATAAAATAATTCACCAATCATTGTGCATATCTACCCAGTAGACTTCTAAAAATAACTCATGTACAATATTGAACACCGAAGAGAAGCTGCAGAAAAAAAAAACTTCATAGCAAGTTTAATGATAGAGAGATCTCCACCTAAATATTGAAGTTCAATTTTCTCTAAATGCATAGTTATTGTAAATGCTCCTAAATCATAATCTAAGCACAAATTTCATTCCATCTAAAGTCCATCCCCATCATGTTGCACATCACTCAAAATGTCAGATTGCACCTATACTCATATTATGCACCATAATGAGCCATGAACCTAGTAAAAGTGCACAATCAGGTATTAGTAGAGTTAAAATGATCAAACCTAGTCAGCTCAATGAGACTAAAGCTCATTTTATAGGCTCGAGCTCTAATCACTTCAAGCTCACATGTTGCTCAAACTGAGTAAAACACCCAGGCTTGTATTAGTTTAGCCTTTATGCATAATGAGCTCAGTTTGTATTTATGACTCAACAAATTTTTCTCCCATAACTAATAAAAAGATAATTTGGTCAGGCCAAAAATAAATGAAATGTAAACAGTACATTAACAcattattataattatattacTCTTGAGTCTTGACACAGAACAAACAAAACTTGAAGCTGTTGAGTAAAAACAACTTTGTCTTAGGTTCTTGGGAAAAATAAGCCATAAAAAAAAACATTTCAATACTTTACCCTAACATCTTCAATATCTAACCATAGGACATAACTATACCATATACAATGTATGTAGAGTAAACAAAGTATAATAACTTCAACCCTCTTAGCTAGTACACATGTTATAGCATAGAACAAAATTTCAGCTTTTGCAAATTGTATTCCCTCAAAAGTAAAAAATTTCAGCTATAAGAAAAACCGGTTCCCTCAAAGTGCAAATTGTATATACTTTCCTAGCTTTTACAAATTGTATTCCCTCAAAGTAAGCCTGAAAATTAACCAGTTCCTTGCTTCTTCCATTCTCTTCCTTCTCACCCATCCAAATGGGCTTcctataaaaaaaattaaagcATCCTAATATATCCCATCCCGATCGAGTAGAAAAACTATCCCTATTTTTTACACTTCCCCCCCTTCGCAACCAATACTCATTCACCCAACTGTCGCACTAAAGTTGCTCATCTTCTCTATCTATTACACTCCAAAACTGTTTTCAACAAGCATTGCTTTCTAGCATTGAGATTTAAGTCTACATTTGACAACTTATACATTCCCCTTAAATAAGTTAAAAACAATTTGCACTTAAAAACCCCAATTCTTTCATGTTTCGATTTTCGACTACATTCTATTCTAACCCAATCAAATTCCACCAAGCACTTACACAGTGTTGGTATATCATAATTACAAtttgcaaaaaaaaaacaaaggaTTTTTTCAAATACTTCGATTATTACACCAATGCCCCTCTAAATGCCATTTTTAGATACTAATATAAACAAAATCAATTCCAGCAGAAGTTCAATACAATTCTTCAAAGTATAAATTCAACCAATTCAGAGTTAAAACAAAACTTGATTACCTGTGAATGAAGTGTGAAGTTGAACGTGTCGATTTCTTAATCAAATAGTGATTTTGAGATGATAAACTAACTAGAATCTCTCCATGCATGATGATTATAGCAATGAGAAATAGCAACAAAACTGAAGAGAGAATGAAATAATAGTATAACGCAGAATCAAATAATTGTACCTTTTGGAAGTGCGGAGTTTGAAGAGACGCGGTCGATGGTGACGAGAGAGAGAAAGAAGAGGGATGGACTGAAGAGTGGAGAAGGTGAAGAATGGATTTAGAATTAAAATAAGAGATGGATTAATAGaaaggagaaaaaatttaaaatttatttatacTTGGTGCTTGTTAGTGCTTGTTAAAGAAGTTGTTGAAGTGTAGTCTATTACTCCATTCTATTTTACTCAAATAATACCGTTTTTTAAAAGAATTtctaaaataatttattttttaaattaattcCTAAATTATCCCATTTTTAATGGAAAAAAACGTTAACATCTCAGATGAATTGACGTTTATCCTTAATTTTAAAGAGGAGACgtcaattgaattggcgcctatgtgtaaaAAATGAGAGAAGACgtcaattgaattggcgcctattgtgtaattttttttatataaatagAGGTAttgtgtgattcatttttccacatctcttttaattatattgcaaacatggttcgtcttcgtcgccgctatggaaaagtgatttattcgaaAGACAGAGCTCTGATAGAGATGCTCTTTTAGAACATCTGTCGTTTCGAGCAACTACAGAGGGAGTTGGTTCATTGGTTAGACGGAAACATACCTGAAGgcgaaaaaattagaagtattaAGAGACTTGATGTCGTAGGTGGATGGGTGCGagtaaaaaatgataaggatgctatgaagtgatgtttggaccaaatgatattagtttgattgttgtaatcagttagaaatgttaTTTTTAAATGTTGTGGTTAAGTATTTTTATCTATTTCGATATTTATTTTATTGTGTTGTTTATTCAGGTTTGTTCGGTTTTAAGTGTGTTTAAGTtggagtgatgtttgttgttTATCTTGTCgtaacaaaaagttattaatatatcCAAAATCAAAGGTTAAAAAAATTGAATGgaggtactaaattatgatgcatAGGTTGCTCCGAGATTTAGACATTTTTTTTTATTGTGTCCGGGTTGACGATATATATTATATGATCTTATCATTTTATTAACTGtattcatttctgttttaatacGCATGTTATTTGGtcgtccttttttctttcttcgcatctcatcgttgtgTCAAACTATGTTCTCTTGATATGAAATTTAATATTCCTCCATTTCTAGCACTGAGAAGTTTTCATTATAGACATTCATGACGGTAATGACCTTGTAAACATCGAATAGATTATTGTAAGCGTCATGGCGAGTATGTGTGCATGTCGCAATGACATAGGAGCAAGGAATACGGAAGGTCTGGAACTTgccacagtcgcaccaacttctgtttagtctaacagcataggataaatttggtttcccctcattgtggtccattgtttcctgtacactgaaatttttcctatgacggtcaaagattATAACCGTGTGTGTGCTAACTTTGACAGTTTCCTCTTTCATCACCTTCATACAGCATTCACTGAATAATTGACCTGGCATTAACACTGCACTTCATCTTTCGCCTTTGGTTGCGAAGGTCGGCgccaacctaaaataggttgttctaaccaatgcggttattggtagatttctaatgcctttgaagATGTTGTTCATATAAGATAATGGAAATCGTGTCCTTCTCATTGATCTGAATAGAATATATATACATCAATGTGTAACATTTGGTCAACTATCTAATTATGATACAACATAATTAGAGGAAACTAATTATGactaattataacaaaatattaTATTCTATCACACCCCCACAGTCGAAGCGGGAGGTTCGCAAACGCTTAGACTGGTCCGAAAATCATCAAAGAGAATGCGAGGAAGTCCTTTGATGAAGATGTCTGTGATCTGATGTCTTGAGGGAACATGAAGGACGTGAGCCTGACCACGAGCTACCTTTTCTCGAACAAAATGAATGTTCATCTAAATATGCTTAGTGCGTTGATGTTGCACAGGATTACCAGATAGATAAATGGCACTAACATTGTCACAATACACCAAAGTGACATGAGGAATAGGAAAATGGAGTTCTAGAAGAAGATTGCGAATCCAACACGATTCGGAGACAAGATTGGCAAACCCCCTATATTCGGCTTCACCACTAGAACAGGAGAGAGTTGGCTGCCTTTTGGAAGACCAAGAAATATGGTTGTCACCTAGAAAAACATAGTAACCAGATGTAGAACGTCCGGTGTCAGGACATCCACCACAATCAGCGTCAGTGTAGGAGATAAGCTTTGTAATGGGAGATGGGGATAAGTGTAGTCCAAAATGTAAGGTGCCCTGAACATATCGCAAAATGCGCTTAAGAGCAAGCATGTGTTCCGTGCGAGGGGCATGCATGTGAAGACAAACTTGTTGAATAACATATGATATATCAGGTCGAGTGAAGGTGAGATACTGTAGGGCCCCTACAAGACTCCGATACAAGGAGGGATCCTCATAAGAAGTGTCGGGGGAGGTGCTGAGTTTTTGCTTGGTGTCAACATGAGTGGATGATGGTTTACAAGACGACATGCCAACACGTTCAATGATCTCTGAAGCATAAGTGCTTTGACTGAGAGATATGCCATCAGGATGACGAGATACTGTAATACCTATAAAGTAACTCATAGGGCCCAAATCCTTCATTGCAAACTCATATGCTAAGAGTGACATAATTGATTGGCGGAAGACCTGAGTGAAGGTGATGAGGATGATATTGTCTACATATAGTAGAATGTAGGTCATGTCTAAACCTTGTCGATATATGAAGAGGGAGTAGTATGATGTGCTATGGCGAAAGCCAATGGTGGCGACATAGTAAGCAAAACATTGGTACCATGCCCTAGGcgcttgtttgagaccatacaatGACTTCTTCAACCGGCATACATAATCTGGATGACGAAGGTCGTGGAAACCCAATGGATGATGCATGTAAACAGTCTCAtgaagatcaccatgtaaaaaggCATTTTGGATATCCAGTTGATGAATGGGCCAAGATTTGGAGAGAGCAATGGTAAGCATTGTTCGAATGGTAGGGGGTTTCACCATGGGACTAAAAGTCTCATCACAATCCACACCTGCAACCGGTGACCTTCCATCACCTACAAGACGCGCCGTATAACGCTCAAAGGAGCCATTCGAATTTTTCTTATGCCTAAAAATCCACATACATCGAATAAGATTAGCATCACAAAAACGAGGAACTAAATCCCACGTCTTATTTCGAATAAGAGCATCAAATTCATATTGCATTGCGGATTTCCAATTCGGGTCTGATAAGGCTAGTTTGGGGTTTTTAGGTATGGGGGAGATGGTGTAGTCAGAGTGAGAGATTGATAAGTTAAATATCGTGTGGGGTTTGACAATGTCTTTCATGCTTCGGGTGGTGATGGTTCGTGTAGGTGAAGGTGGATGTGGTTGAATTGATGGTGGTGATGGAGAGTTTATTGTAATGGGTGTGTTGATCGAAGAGGTAAGAGATGATGAGTGTTGGTTTATTGAGGGTAGTGGTCGGTCAATTGGGATTGTGGGTGTTGGTTGTTTATGTGCAACAGGTGGTGAAATTTGATTTTTCCACTGATGTATAAGGTAGGGGTGAAGATCATCATCTAGGAATTGATAAGAGTGAGGTGAAGGGGAGTGTATCTTGGTGAAGGGAAATTGAGTTTCATCAAAGATAACATGCCTCAAAATTATTAATTTTCTATTAGACAAATCAAAACACTTGTAACCTCTATGATTCGGCGGATAACCCAAGAAGACACACAGAGTAGAGCGGGGTTGTAACTTATGAATGGTAGATGACGGGAATAATGGATAACATAGACAACCAAAGACTCTGAGATGTGTGTAGGTGGGATCACGATGATACATGAGTTGTGTTGGTGACTGATTATGAAGTGTTTTATAGGGAATAATATTTAACAGGTAATTTGCCATGTGGAGAGCATAATGCCAAGACGAGGGGGGAACAGAAGAATGAGCTAGCATAGTATGTATCATATTATTAATGGTTCTTATTTTGCGTTCCTCTTTCCCATTTTGTGAGGATGTGTGGGGACAAGAGAAACGAAAAAACTAGACCATGATCAGTgcaatattttttaaaaaaactcATTATTATATTCACCGTCATTGTCACATTGAAATATTTTGACTTTTaataaaaattgagtttgaatgaGTTGAGTAAGTGACTTGAACGTTTCAAACACGTGAGATTTTCTACTAATAGGAAAAGTCCACAAAAAGTTTGTAAAATCATCTAAAAATAAGACATAATAtttatgaccagttgaacttaaAATTGGAGACGTCCATAAATCACTATGTAAAATGTCAAAAGGCATCAAAGTCGTAGTTTGAGaataaaaaaatggcaatttAACCTGTTTGCCTAAACATAATAGTCACAAATGACAGAAGAATTAAAAGGTTCACAACATATGAACTTATTTTTGCGAAAGGAATTCAAAACAGACACGCCAGGATGACCAAGACAACTATGCCAGAGACTGGATGTGAGACCGACAAAACTGGGAGGAGTGGTAACTGGATAAAGATCTCCACGACTGTCACATCTGAGAAGGGTGATCCACGTATGAAAATCAGAGACAGTAAAACCAAAAGGATCAAAGGAAACAGAAACATTATTGTCAGTGGTGAGTCGTATCacaaaaattaaatttttaataattttttggGCATGTAGGTTATGGTTAAGGTGAAGTGGTTTGTGAGATGTGGTTATTTATGCGTGTCTGGTGCCGTGAATTGGAATTCCATGGCCACTGCCAACAATGACTTTCTGACTTGAATTACTTACTAGAAAATAAGACGAGAGATTACCTTGTGATGCGGCTGTGTGAGATGTTGTGCCCGTGTCCATGTACCACTGATTGTCAAGTGTGTGGAGTGACATTGTGTGCATAGCGGTCTCAATGTCTGTCAGTATCTGAGATGAAGTAGAGGTTGCATACACCTGAGAACACTGTCCTAGAATGTCTGGCTGCTTAGGAGGACCGACAGGGCGTCTCCACTGAGAGGTGGGACACGGACACGGTGGCATAGTCCATGGTGGTGGAGTCCAACCCCATGGTTTCCAGGTTGGGTACTGCTGTTGTTGTTGCCAAGGAGGAGTGGACCAAGGTGAAGGAGCACTAGGAGCTCCAGACTGCGGTGCACTGCGGTTACCACGTCCCCCCCCCCTCCCGCGACCCTGATTGCCACGGGAGCGAGAACGGTTGCGGGGGCGGCGGTTGCCACGCTGAGAGGTGTCTTTAGTAGGTTTCAACTGAGTGGTGTGCACAACAACATGAGAGTCTGTGTTTGCCATCTTAGTCATACCGACTTCTTCCAAAGTGAGAATGGAACGAGCCTGATAGAATGCCGGAAGAGGATTAATTGGCAAATCAAAGTAGCAACATTGTGGTAAGCCTCTAGGAGACCAGAGGTCAGCTGAAGGACCAGACGATGATTGTTGACAGGGGAGCCGACATTTCTCAACTGATCAGAAAGCATCTTAAGATGCTGACAGTAAGTTGAGACATTGGGAAAATCCTCCATACGAGTGTTAGAAAACTCTCGCTCAAGAGTGACAACTCGAGCATTTTGCTTGTCCTGAAAAATATCTTCCAAGCGATTCCATGCTTCCATTGCAGTGGAGTTAGGTTCTAAAATAGTGGTTAGCAAATCGGTAGAAATAGTGGAATAAATCACTAAAGAACTGTGGCATCAAGAGTGGACCATTGCTCATGGTTGGCGTCGGTAACACTTGATGGCTCTTTTCCGATAGATGGAACAATGTGATACAGGACTCGATGTGAGCGAGCATGGATGCGAAAAAGCTCGGCCTAAGTACCATATTAATCTTTTTCCATCTCAAGAATAATAGGAATGTGGTTCCTAATATTGGAGACGGCAAGAGCAGGATGAAACTCCGATTTGGAACCTCGAAACGTGGTGTTCTTAGGCTGGTCGGAATCACCAATATCGGCGGATTTGTGGGTATCGGTGTCACTGTGTTCTGGATGGTCTGATTCAGACATGGCTGCAGGTGCAATGATGACGGCGCGAATAGAGGCAAAAGGCGAGAGAAATAGGGTGGTTCTCGTGTTCTGCAGCGGCGATACAGAGGACGGTAGTCCTGTTGCAGCGGCAGACTTCAATGAGGGAGAAGAAGCATACGGCGGCGAACTGTAATGAGGGAGAAGAATAAACGCGCTTCTGCGTTTAGTTTTTTTTTAGAGAAAGGGATCGGTTAGGATTGATACCATGTAAGATAATGGAAATCGTGGGCTTCTCATTGATCtgaatagaatatatatatatatatatatatatatatatatatatatatatatatatatatatatatatatatatatatatatatatatatatatatatatatatatatatatattatatatatatatatatatatatatatatatatatatatatatatatatatatatatatatatatatatatatacagCAATGTGTAACATTTGGTCAACTATCTAATTATGATACAACATTATTATAGGAAACTAATTATGAAtaattataacaaaatattctattctatgagttcatgcattccacaaggtttgttatcatgtggccccatcgacatCCTCTGTCAAATTCCCCTGTCCACTGCTCTAAtggtatgttatccacccacCTTCCTGCATCTGTGTTTGACAATCTAATTTCGTCACGATAATGTTGAAATGACAGCTGAGTTAGAGCATTCCCTGCATTCACCACTTTTTTATGAAGGCTCTTGTCTTTGATTGCATGCATGAAGTTTTGtgtgatatgtctaatgcaatagacatgggtagaaaGAGGATTATGCCATTTGTTAACATGGTTATTATAAGCACTCTCAATAGcagcatgtctatctgaaatcaaacagagattgacTTGTGGAACGACATGTGTTCTGACATGACTAAGGAATAAACCCCAACCACCAacggtttcaccttcaaccagagcaaaggcaatggaAAAGATATTATTATTGTTGTCTTGTGCAAAATTCATAAGCAAAGTGCCCTTGTATTTTACGTATAACCAtttccatcaatttgaataataggtttgcagaatgtaaaatctttgatgcatggttgaaaCGCCCAAAAGAGGCGGTGGAAAACTCTATTTCCAGCAACACAAATTTCATTTGGCATAAATGTTGGCAATGTCTCTATAGTTGCCACAGTCCCTCGTGCGTATGTTTtaagtgcccataaaaaccgtgacaattctttgtatgaatcctcccagttgttgaatacctgttcaacaacctttgtccttgcaatccacgTTTTCTTATAAGAGGGGGTATAATTATATTGTGCGACGATATaagatattattatactcaccttcattgatgggtctttattaacaagcagcaaaatgtcttgacatatcaattcAACGCTTAATTTTCGATGATCATGTAGAAcattagttgcaatgcaactgtgaggtgggtctatagaAGCTATCTACCAAGAATCACTTCTCTTCCTGTGAGACGCAACCAACCaaaacttacaaaggatgttacgatattcgatgacataccttctcgaatcagtgtgtttcacGGTGAAATCAACagagttattcatgtgaaattttttgataactcgcacacattcttctttagtgcggaACGTATCTATCACTTTTAACCCACCCTCTGACCGTGGATACGGGTTGTAAAAAACATTGTGGATGTGTCACCGTTATGCAAGTacatgtttgtcatatgttgaggtggacaatatacatgacttggaggtaatggcGGACAATATACATTAACCGAATTAATTCATAatgatttgttttttaatatCACCCATTTTATAATCTAACATAttttcacatttcagttcatttggtatccatgtctaaactttgatcatgaccatgaaatcaacgaatAAGATGCAGCTGTTTGAACTACATGCACACCGATTATAAGATTCACCACTATGGAGATGCACCATAGTGATAgtgttaaattgcagttcggtatgTTTCAACACATCCCAAATTCCCCGACAAACCTCGGAGAAT from Lathyrus oleraceus cultivar Zhongwan6 chromosome 7, CAAS_Psat_ZW6_1.0, whole genome shotgun sequence encodes the following:
- the LOC127104492 gene encoding uncharacterized protein LOC127104492 is translated as MEAWNRLEDIFQDKQNARVVTLEREFSNTRMEDFPNVSTYCQHLKMLSDQLRNVGSPVNNHRLARSILTLEEVGMTKMANTDSHVVVHTTQLKPTKDTSQRGNRRPRNRSRSRGNQGRGRGGGRGNRSAPQSGAPSAPSPWSTPPWQQQQQYPTWKPWGWTPPPWTMPPCPCPTSQWRRPVGPPKQPDILGQCSQVYATSTSSQILTDIETAMHTMSLHTLDNQWYMDTGTTSHTAASQGNLSSYFLVSNSSQKVIVGSGHGIPIHGTRHA